The following are encoded in a window of Acidobacteriota bacterium genomic DNA:
- a CDS encoding amidohydrolase family protein: protein MSTDDAVLGRAAAACAAKQARTVECRAVLLRIVRLLWPLSCCAAALLLSTCSSRTYDLVIANGRVMDPETGFDRVAHVGIAGDRIDAISDRPLQGARVIDAAGLVVAPGLIDIHSHGVDNLNYGFRALDGVTSMLDVENGTVDVDRWYAERQGKTIVNVGIAAGHAPARVQVMKDEYHGWHFSGPARTSAASPEQIDRMVSLIGKGLAQGAVGVGLTLFYTPAASEEEVTRVFRAAAEVPGTVVYVHLRFTGLGTKTTRSSADALKEVLALAEKTRVPLHVCHVSTSGLSATRDLLAAINDARARGQDVTTEFYPYTAAMSGIRSTWFDPGWQETLGIGYDELQWPATGEFLTAETFATLQREHPDKEVVIHAIPESALEAAARDPATLVVSDGLVFPDLVAHPRAVGTSGRVLGQLVREKGWLTLMDGLRKMTLLPARRLEPRVPGMKKKGRVQEGADADLTIFDPARVTDRSDFNHPTEHSVGFEYVLVAGVPVVVKGELRQGVTSGRPIRAALR from the coding sequence GTGAGCACAGACGACGCCGTGCTCGGTCGGGCCGCTGCGGCCTGCGCGGCCAAGCAGGCCCGCACGGTAGAATGCCGTGCCGTGCTCCTCCGCATCGTTCGCCTGCTCTGGCCGCTGTCGTGCTGTGCGGCGGCCTTGCTCCTCTCGACCTGTTCGTCCCGCACCTACGACCTCGTGATCGCGAACGGCCGCGTGATGGATCCCGAAACCGGGTTCGACCGCGTGGCACACGTCGGGATCGCCGGCGATCGCATCGACGCCATCAGCGATCGCCCGCTGCAGGGCGCGCGCGTCATCGACGCCGCCGGTCTGGTCGTCGCGCCGGGGCTGATCGACATCCACAGTCACGGCGTCGACAACCTGAACTACGGATTCCGCGCGCTCGACGGCGTCACGTCGATGCTCGACGTCGAGAACGGCACGGTGGACGTCGACCGCTGGTATGCGGAGCGGCAGGGGAAGACCATCGTCAACGTCGGCATCGCGGCCGGCCATGCGCCGGCACGCGTGCAGGTGATGAAGGACGAGTACCACGGATGGCACTTCTCCGGACCCGCGCGGACGAGCGCGGCGTCGCCGGAACAGATCGATCGGATGGTCTCGCTGATCGGCAAGGGCCTCGCGCAGGGCGCCGTGGGCGTCGGCCTGACGCTCTTCTACACCCCAGCCGCGAGCGAAGAAGAAGTCACCCGCGTGTTCCGGGCGGCCGCCGAGGTGCCGGGCACCGTTGTCTACGTGCACCTGAGGTTCACCGGCCTCGGCACGAAGACGACGCGCAGCAGCGCGGACGCGTTGAAGGAGGTCCTGGCGCTCGCGGAGAAGACGCGGGTGCCGCTGCACGTGTGCCACGTCAGCACGAGCGGCCTGTCCGCGACGCGCGATCTGCTCGCGGCGATCAACGACGCGCGGGCGAGGGGACAGGACGTCACGACCGAGTTCTATCCGTACACGGCGGCGATGAGCGGTATCCGGTCCACGTGGTTCGATCCCGGCTGGCAGGAGACGCTCGGCATCGGCTACGACGAGCTGCAGTGGCCGGCGACGGGCGAGTTCCTGACGGCCGAGACGTTCGCCACGCTGCAGCGCGAGCATCCCGACAAGGAAGTCGTCATCCACGCGATCCCCGAGTCGGCGCTCGAGGCCGCCGCGCGCGACCCGGCGACGCTCGTCGTGAGCGACGGGCTGGTCTTCCCGGATCTCGTCGCGCATCCGCGTGCGGTCGGCACCTCCGGCCGCGTGCTCGGTCAGCTCGTGCGCGAGAAGGGCTGGCTGACGCTCATGGATGGGCTCCGGAAGATGACGCTGCTGCCGGCTCGCCGGCTGGAGCCGCGCGTACCGGGCATGAAGAAGAAAGGCCGCGTGCAGGAAGGTGCCGATGCCGACCTCACGATCTTCGATCCCGCGCGCGTGACGGATCGATCGGACTTCAACCATCCGACGGAGCACTCGGTCGGATTCGAGTACGTGCTCGTCGCGGGCGTGCCGGTCGTGGTCAAGGGCGAACTGCGGCAGGGCGTCACGTCCGGCCGTCCGATCCGCGCGGCCCTGCGGTGA
- a CDS encoding DUF1080 domain-containing protein yields MTAPDPFLGRWNFNVQTPVGQRGAWLAVVDREGEHEVWHQPTGGHVVRLADAAFSGPRLTFVSPGSARRPAAVWDLEARGDMLIGVQRHDGWSVPLLGMRAPDLRRDPPAAWSAPIPLFDGRTLDGWIPVGERSEWIARDGLLVNQAAGANLRSARVFDDFVLHFEVRGEAGTNSGFYLRGRYEVQIEFEPLTRNPPERRIGSIYGRIAPMPELPRRPGEWHRFDVTLVGRTVTIAHDGVTTVNEREIDGITGGALDADEGAPGPFYVQGDHTGGLAYRHITVAVPLPQAAPRDV; encoded by the coding sequence ATGACGGCGCCGGACCCGTTCCTCGGTCGATGGAACTTCAACGTCCAGACCCCGGTGGGTCAGCGCGGCGCCTGGCTCGCCGTCGTCGACAGGGAGGGTGAGCACGAGGTCTGGCATCAACCTACCGGCGGGCACGTCGTGCGGCTGGCCGACGCGGCCTTCTCCGGCCCGCGCCTGACGTTCGTTTCGCCAGGGTCGGCTCGGCGCCCGGCCGCGGTGTGGGACCTCGAGGCGCGGGGCGACATGCTGATCGGCGTGCAGCGGCACGACGGCTGGTCCGTCCCCTTGCTCGGCATGCGCGCGCCGGACCTGCGGCGGGATCCGCCTGCCGCGTGGTCGGCGCCGATACCGCTCTTCGACGGCAGGACGCTCGACGGTTGGATTCCGGTGGGTGAGCGCAGCGAGTGGATCGCGCGCGACGGCCTGCTGGTGAACCAGGCCGCGGGCGCCAACCTCAGATCGGCGCGTGTGTTCGACGACTTCGTCCTGCACTTCGAGGTGAGAGGCGAGGCGGGGACGAACAGCGGGTTCTACCTCCGCGGCCGCTACGAGGTGCAGATCGAGTTCGAGCCGCTGACGCGCAATCCGCCCGAGCGGCGCATCGGGTCGATCTACGGCCGCATCGCCCCCATGCCGGAGTTGCCGCGGCGGCCAGGCGAATGGCACCGGTTCGACGTCACGCTCGTCGGCCGCACGGTCACGATCGCGCACGACGGCGTCACGACGGTGAACGAGCGAGAGATCGACGGCATCACCGGCGGCGCGCTCGACGCCGACGAAGGCGCGCCCGGCCCGTTCTACGTCCAGGGCGACCACACCGGCGGGCTCGCGTATCGTCACATCACCGTCGCGGTACCGCTGCCGCAGGCCGCGCCGCGGGACGTGTAG